In Pseudomonas sp. GCEP-101, one DNA window encodes the following:
- a CDS encoding LysR family transcriptional regulator — protein MLSQLRDLDLQLLRLFVTVVECGGFSAAQGELGLSQPSISIQMAKLETRLGYRLCERGKGGFRLTPKGEHLLQSTRRLFVAIEGFRDEARGVADKLLGEVRIGLSEGLDVAVLAQLSGAIRRFRQRNEAVNLELITAAPAELERLLLQDRLHLAVGYFAGTQAALEHRTLFIEAQGLYCGAGHPAFSEPQPTRESLADADQVLHPYRFIAADEPLQTSRSSARCEQVDGSLAFILSGAHVGYLPRHVAQPWIERGQLRELLPGELGFDVAFSLTRHRGRHPGDAEQAFVSDLLAAFGQHAAD, from the coding sequence ATGCTCAGCCAATTGCGCGACCTCGACCTGCAACTGCTGCGGCTGTTCGTCACCGTGGTGGAGTGCGGCGGCTTCAGCGCCGCGCAGGGCGAACTGGGCCTGAGCCAGCCCAGCATCAGCATCCAGATGGCCAAGCTGGAGACGCGCCTGGGCTACCGCCTGTGCGAGCGCGGCAAGGGCGGCTTCCGCCTGACGCCCAAGGGCGAACACCTGCTGCAATCGACGCGGCGGCTGTTCGTCGCCATCGAGGGCTTCCGCGACGAGGCGCGCGGCGTGGCGGACAAGCTGCTGGGCGAGGTGCGCATCGGGTTGTCCGAGGGGCTGGACGTGGCAGTCCTGGCGCAGCTCTCCGGGGCGATCCGCCGCTTCCGCCAGCGCAACGAGGCCGTGAACCTGGAGCTGATCACCGCCGCCCCCGCCGAGCTGGAGCGCCTGCTCCTGCAGGACCGGCTGCACCTGGCGGTCGGCTACTTCGCCGGCACCCAGGCGGCGCTGGAGCACCGCACCCTGTTCATCGAGGCGCAGGGGCTCTACTGCGGCGCCGGACATCCGGCCTTCAGCGAGCCGCAGCCGACCCGCGAATCCCTGGCGGACGCCGACCAGGTGCTGCATCCCTATCGCTTCATCGCCGCCGACGAACCGCTGCAGACCAGCCGCAGCAGCGCCCGCTGCGAGCAGGTGGACGGCAGCCTGGCGTTCATTCTCTCAGGCGCGCACGTCGGCTACCTGCCCCGGCACGTCGCCCAGCCGTGGATCGAGCGCGGCCAATTGCGCGAACTGCTGCCCGGCGAGCTGGGCTTCGACGTGGCCTTCAGCCTCACCCGTCACCGCGGCCGCCACCCCGGCGACGCCGAGCAGGCCTTCGTCAGCGACCTGCTGGCCGCCTTCGGACAGCACGCGGCCGATTGA
- a CDS encoding DUF2333 family protein: MWNWKKRGSVRDRVNDSVDDARAYFGGPWLGRVLGGLLGVYLVICGAIGWYWSQEPDLFPVQQNAQAAAERAGRQMVVGYTTVETLKEVVATLLNKPGGYLSNDIFPPGVWLDNMPSWEYGALVQVRDLSRALRKDFARSQSQSTEDADLARAEPRFNFDNKSWALPSSESEYAEGIKSLDRYLARLSADPAGAQFYARADSLNNWLGDVSTRLGSLSQRLSASVGRVKLNTNITPLKPVTPGQAPEVEEVIQETPWMQIDNVFYEARGQAWALSHILRAIEVDFADVLAKKNATVSVRQIIRELEAAEAPLWSPMVLNGSGFGVLANHSLVMANYISRANAAIIDLRQLLAQG; encoded by the coding sequence ATGTGGAACTGGAAGAAACGCGGCTCCGTGCGTGATCGCGTGAATGACTCGGTGGACGACGCGCGCGCCTACTTCGGCGGGCCCTGGCTGGGCCGCGTGCTGGGTGGTCTGCTGGGCGTCTACCTGGTGATCTGCGGGGCCATCGGCTGGTACTGGAGCCAGGAGCCGGACCTCTTCCCCGTGCAGCAGAACGCCCAGGCCGCCGCCGAACGCGCGGGCCGGCAGATGGTGGTGGGCTACACCACCGTCGAAACCCTCAAGGAAGTGGTCGCCACGCTGCTCAACAAGCCCGGCGGCTACCTGTCCAACGACATCTTCCCGCCGGGCGTCTGGCTGGACAACATGCCCAGCTGGGAATACGGCGCGCTGGTCCAGGTGCGCGATCTGTCGCGCGCGCTGCGCAAGGACTTCGCCCGCTCCCAGTCGCAGTCCACCGAGGACGCGGACCTGGCGCGCGCCGAGCCGCGCTTCAACTTCGACAACAAGAGCTGGGCGCTGCCGTCCTCCGAGTCGGAGTACGCCGAGGGCATCAAGTCGCTGGACCGTTACCTCGCCCGCCTGTCCGCCGACCCCGCCGGCGCGCAGTTCTACGCCCGCGCCGACAGCCTGAACAACTGGCTGGGCGACGTCTCCACCCGCCTGGGCTCGCTGTCCCAGCGCCTCTCGGCCAGCGTCGGCCGGGTCAAGCTGAACACCAACATCACCCCGCTCAAGCCGGTCACCCCGGGCCAGGCGCCGGAAGTCGAGGAAGTGATCCAGGAAACCCCCTGGATGCAGATCGACAACGTGTTCTACGAAGCCCGTGGGCAGGCTTGGGCGCTGTCGCACATCCTGCGCGCCATTGAGGTGGACTTCGCCGACGTGCTGGCGAAGAAGAACGCCACCGTCAGCGTGCGCCAGATCATCCGCGAGCTGGAGGCCGCCGAGGCGCCGCTGTGGAGCCCGATGGTCCTCAACGGCAGCGGCTTCGGCGTGCTGGCCAACCACTCGCTGGTCATGGCCAACTACATCTCCCGCGCCAACGCCGCGATCATCGACCTGCGCCAGCTGCTGGCCCAGGGCTGA
- the accB gene encoding acetyl-CoA carboxylase biotin carboxyl carrier protein, giving the protein MDIRKVKKLIELLEESGIDELEIKEGEESVRISRHSKTAAQPVYAAAPAYAPAPAPVAAPAAAAAAPAAEAAPAAQNLAGAVRSPMVGTFYRAASPTSANFVEVGQSVKKGDILCIVEAMKMMNHIEAETSGVIGQILVENGQPVEFDQPLFTIV; this is encoded by the coding sequence ATGGACATCCGTAAAGTCAAGAAACTGATCGAACTGCTCGAAGAATCCGGCATCGACGAACTGGAAATCAAAGAGGGCGAAGAGTCCGTACGCATCAGCCGCCACAGCAAGACCGCCGCCCAGCCGGTCTATGCCGCCGCCCCGGCCTACGCACCGGCGCCGGCTCCGGTCGCCGCCCCCGCCGCAGCGGCTGCCGCTCCGGCCGCCGAAGCCGCCCCGGCTGCGCAGAACCTGGCCGGCGCCGTGCGCTCGCCGATGGTCGGCACCTTCTACCGCGCTGCTTCGCCGACCTCCGCCAACTTCGTCGAAGTCGGCCAGAGCGTGAAGAAAGGCGACATCCTCTGCATCGTCGAAGCCATGAAGATGATGAACCACATCGAGGCCGAGACCAGCGGCGTGATCGGTCAGATCCTCGTGGAGAACGGCCAGCCGGTCGAGTTCGACCAGCCCCTGTTCACCATCGTTTAA
- the aroQ gene encoding type II 3-dehydroquinate dehydratase gives MATLLVLHGPNLNLLGTREPDKYGSVTLEQINQDLERRAREAGHHLLHLQSNAEYELIDRIHAARNEGVDFILINPAAFTHTSVALRDALLAVSIPFIEVHLSNVHKREPFRHHSYFSDVAVGVICGLGATGYRLALESALEQLERP, from the coding sequence ATGGCGACCTTACTGGTACTGCACGGGCCGAATCTCAACCTGCTGGGCACCCGCGAGCCCGACAAGTACGGCTCCGTCACCCTCGAGCAGATCAACCAGGACCTGGAGCGCCGCGCCCGCGAAGCCGGCCACCACCTGCTGCACCTGCAGAGCAACGCCGAGTACGAACTGATCGACCGGATTCACGCCGCGCGCAACGAAGGCGTGGACTTCATCCTCATCAATCCGGCCGCTTTCACGCATACAAGTGTCGCACTACGTGACGCATTGCTCGCAGTGAGCATCCCATTCATCGAAGTGCACCTCTCCAACGTGCACAAACGTGAACCTTTCCGGCATCACTCCTACTTTTCCGACGTGGCGGTAGGGGTGATCTGCGGTCTGGGCGCCACAGGCTACCGCCTGGCCCTGGAATCCGCCCTCGAACAACTTGAACGCCCGTGA
- a CDS encoding response regulator, whose amino-acid sequence MTELDDPSLDRLKHHFAQRVIHQARHLLEVWQRLSRSEWNSAGMAELAEACLRLQRYAERFEQAEHADLAKGIDQCLRAVQDNRGRLSSELITELNRLMQRLSRTGLRHGDQFEQTHLPPLRKPVYLALQDQERAERLAQQLEFFGMAAQACEHASAFRAAMADRHPAAIVMEIDFAGGQGLALADEAQAGLKQKLPVLFFSHEETDTPTRLAAARAGGQDFFSGALDASGLLEKIETLTRVAHYEPFRVLIVDDSRAQAAHTEMVLNSAGIVTRALTAPLSVMAELAEFQPDLIILDMYMPECLGTELAKVIRQHERHVSVPIIYLSAEDDLDKQLDAMSEGGDDFLTKPIKPRHLIATVRNRAARARSLKARMVRDSLTGLYNHTHTLQLLDDARFRARREERPLTFAMLDIDHFKRVNDTYGHPMGDRVIKSLALFLKQRLRKTDHIGRYGGEEFAVVLPDTDADAARKVLEEIRQRFAEIHYPAQPHDLSCTFSCGIAELGEDMDIKTLAKQADEALYRAKHGGRNRVEVYT is encoded by the coding sequence ATGACCGAGCTCGATGATCCCTCCCTGGACCGCCTCAAGCATCACTTCGCCCAGCGGGTGATCCACCAGGCCCGTCACCTGCTGGAAGTCTGGCAGCGCCTGTCGCGCTCGGAGTGGAACAGTGCCGGGATGGCCGAGCTGGCCGAGGCCTGCCTACGCCTGCAGCGCTACGCCGAACGCTTCGAGCAGGCCGAACACGCCGACCTGGCCAAGGGCATCGACCAGTGCCTGCGCGCCGTGCAGGACAACCGCGGGCGCCTGTCCAGCGAACTGATCACCGAACTCAACCGGTTGATGCAGCGCCTGTCGCGCACCGGCCTGCGGCATGGCGACCAGTTCGAGCAGACCCACCTGCCGCCGCTGCGCAAACCCGTCTACCTCGCCCTGCAGGACCAGGAGCGCGCCGAGCGGCTGGCCCAGCAGCTGGAATTCTTCGGCATGGCCGCGCAGGCCTGCGAGCACGCCAGCGCCTTCCGCGCCGCCATGGCCGACCGCCACCCGGCGGCCATCGTCATGGAAATCGATTTCGCCGGCGGCCAGGGCCTGGCGCTGGCCGACGAGGCCCAGGCGGGCCTGAAGCAGAAGCTGCCGGTGCTGTTCTTCAGCCACGAGGAAACCGACACCCCGACCCGCCTGGCCGCTGCCCGCGCCGGTGGCCAGGACTTCTTCAGCGGCGCGCTGGACGCCTCCGGCCTGCTGGAGAAGATCGAGACCCTGACCCGCGTGGCGCACTACGAGCCGTTCCGCGTGCTGATCGTCGACGATTCCCGCGCCCAGGCCGCGCACACCGAGATGGTCCTCAACAGCGCCGGCATCGTCACCCGCGCGCTCACCGCGCCGCTGTCGGTGATGGCCGAGCTGGCCGAGTTCCAGCCGGACCTGATCATCCTCGACATGTATATGCCCGAGTGCCTGGGCACCGAGCTGGCCAAGGTGATCCGTCAGCACGAGCGCCACGTGAGCGTGCCAATCATCTACCTGTCTGCCGAGGATGACCTGGACAAGCAGCTCGACGCCATGAGCGAAGGCGGCGACGATTTCCTCACCAAACCGATCAAGCCGCGCCATCTGATCGCCACCGTGCGCAACCGCGCCGCCCGCGCGCGCAGCCTGAAGGCGCGGATGGTGCGCGACAGCCTCACCGGCCTGTACAACCACACCCACACCCTGCAGTTGCTCGACGACGCCCGCTTCCGCGCACGCCGCGAAGAGCGCCCGCTGACCTTCGCGATGCTCGATATCGACCACTTCAAGCGGGTCAACGACACCTACGGTCATCCCATGGGCGACCGCGTGATCAAGAGCCTGGCGCTGTTCCTCAAACAACGCCTGCGCAAGACCGATCACATCGGCCGCTATGGCGGCGAGGAGTTCGCCGTGGTGCTGCCCGATACCGACGCCGACGCGGCGCGCAAGGTGCTGGAGGAAATCCGCCAGCGCTTCGCCGAGATCCACTACCCCGCGCAACCCCACGACCTGTCCTGCACCTTCAGCTGCGGCATTGCCGAACTGGGCGAGGACATGGACATCAAGACCCTGGCCAAGCAGGCCGACGAGGCCCTGTACCGCGCCAAGCACGGCGGCCGAAACCGCGTCGAGGTCTACACCTGA
- the accC gene encoding acetyl-CoA carboxylase biotin carboxylase subunit has product MLEKVLIANRGEIALRILRACKELGIKTVAVHSTADRELMHLSLADEAVCIGPAPAAQSYLHIPAIIAAAEVTGAVGIHPGYGFLAENADFAEQVERSGFTFIGPSAEVIRLMGDKVSAKDAMKKAGVPTVPGSDGPLPEDEETALAIAREVGYPVIIKAAGGGGGRGMRVVHHEEDLIKSAKLTRTEAGAAFGNSMVYLEKFLTNPRHVEVQVLSDGQGNAIHLGDRDCSLQRRHQKVLEEAPAPGIDEKARAEVLARCVQACVEIGYRGAGTFEFLYENGRFYFIEMNTRVQVEHPVSEMVTGIDIVKEMLSIASGNKLSIKQEDVVIRGHALECRINAEDPKTFMPSPGKVKHFHAPGGNGVRVDSHLYSGYAVPPNYDSLVGKIITYGKDRDEAMARMRNALDELIVDGIKTNTELHKELVRDKEFCKGGVNIHYLEKKLGMDKH; this is encoded by the coding sequence ATGTTGGAAAAAGTACTGATCGCCAACCGCGGCGAAATCGCGCTGCGAATCCTGCGCGCGTGCAAGGAGCTGGGCATCAAGACGGTGGCCGTGCACTCGACCGCCGACCGCGAGCTGATGCACCTGTCGCTGGCCGACGAAGCGGTCTGCATCGGTCCGGCCCCGGCCGCGCAGTCCTACCTGCACATCCCGGCGATCATCGCCGCGGCCGAGGTCACCGGCGCCGTGGGTATCCACCCCGGCTACGGCTTCCTGGCCGAGAACGCCGACTTCGCCGAGCAGGTCGAGCGCTCGGGCTTCACCTTCATCGGCCCGAGCGCCGAGGTCATCCGCCTGATGGGTGACAAGGTGTCCGCCAAGGACGCCATGAAGAAAGCCGGCGTGCCGACCGTACCGGGCTCCGACGGCCCGCTGCCCGAGGACGAAGAGACCGCGCTGGCCATCGCCCGCGAGGTAGGCTACCCAGTGATCATCAAGGCCGCCGGTGGCGGCGGTGGTCGTGGCATGCGCGTCGTGCACCACGAGGAAGACCTGATCAAGTCCGCCAAGCTGACCCGCACCGAAGCGGGCGCAGCCTTCGGCAACTCGATGGTCTACCTGGAGAAGTTCCTGACCAACCCGCGCCACGTGGAAGTCCAGGTGCTCTCCGACGGCCAGGGCAACGCCATCCACCTGGGCGACCGCGACTGCTCCCTGCAGCGTCGTCACCAGAAGGTGCTGGAAGAAGCCCCCGCCCCGGGCATCGACGAGAAGGCCCGCGCCGAAGTGCTGGCCCGCTGCGTCCAGGCCTGCGTGGAAATCGGCTACCGTGGCGCCGGCACCTTCGAGTTCCTCTACGAGAACGGCCGCTTCTACTTCATCGAGATGAACACCCGCGTGCAGGTGGAGCATCCGGTGTCGGAGATGGTCACCGGTATCGACATCGTCAAGGAGATGCTCAGCATCGCCTCGGGCAACAAGCTGTCGATCAAGCAGGAAGACGTGGTCATCCGTGGCCATGCGCTGGAATGCCGGATCAACGCCGAAGACCCGAAGACCTTCATGCCCAGCCCCGGCAAGGTGAAGCACTTCCACGCACCCGGCGGCAACGGCGTGCGCGTGGATTCGCACCTGTACAGCGGCTACGCCGTACCGCCGAACTACGACTCGCTGGTGGGCAAGATCATCACCTACGGCAAGGACCGCGATGAAGCCATGGCGCGCATGCGCAACGCCCTGGACGAACTGATCGTCGATGGCATTAAGACCAACACCGAGCTGCACAAGGAGCTGGTCCGCGACAAGGAGTTCTGCAAGGGTGGCGTGAACATCCACTACCTGGAGAAGAAGCTGGGCATGGACAAGCACTAA
- a CDS encoding protein-disulfide reductase DsbD produces the protein MRRLLTLLLLLVALPAAAGLFDKPADKGGFAVGQPAKGDFLPVAEAFRVSVEDSDSQQVKLRFINADGYYLYQHRFSFKVEPADSGVSVGEVKLPPGKQHHDDYFGDTVVYYAITDIDVPLVNPQHRPFTLVVSYQGCADKGLCYAPETTRLQIADGQAASVVSGPAPSAAAKSAAASSNPLASLLGDHEPGKIKKLGRALVIFFLLGLALTFTPCVLPMLPILSGVVLRGRPGGMRGLTLSLAYVLPMAACYAVLGTLMGLFGAKLNLQAMLQSPWVLIPFAAFFVVFAIAMFGAFELRLPGFVRERLDAMANNTRGGSIAGAATLGVLSSLLVSPCVTAPLAGLLLYISSTGDAVGGGLLLFSLGLGMGTPLVIFAVGGGALLPKSGAWMNGVRNVFGVMLLAVAIWMLERLVSGPVALTLWGTLAGGVALAIGTLELGPKKPLQRLGQLFGLMLLVYAVAAWTGALRGESDPLHPLGRSGPGQHAGPPSSTPGDWQNITTPAQLNAALASAQAAGRPVLLDWYADWCISCKIIERQVLPAPEVQSQLPGFVLLRFDMTASTEEQRALLDRYNLFGPPALLFFSPKGDEWSDLRIIGETDAATLADRLKQAGTRS, from the coding sequence ATGCGCCGCCTGCTTACCCTGCTCCTGCTCCTGGTCGCCCTGCCCGCTGCCGCCGGCCTGTTCGACAAACCCGCCGACAAGGGCGGCTTCGCCGTCGGGCAACCGGCCAAGGGCGACTTCCTGCCGGTAGCCGAGGCCTTCCGCGTCAGCGTCGAGGACAGCGACAGCCAGCAGGTGAAGCTGCGCTTCATTAACGCCGACGGCTACTACCTCTACCAGCACCGTTTCAGCTTCAAGGTCGAGCCTGCCGACAGCGGCGTGAGCGTGGGCGAGGTGAAGCTGCCGCCGGGCAAGCAGCACCACGACGACTATTTCGGCGACACCGTCGTCTACTACGCCATCACCGACATCGACGTGCCGCTGGTCAATCCGCAGCACAGGCCCTTCACCCTGGTGGTCAGCTACCAGGGCTGCGCCGACAAGGGCCTGTGCTACGCGCCGGAGACCACCCGCCTGCAGATCGCCGATGGTCAGGCGGCCAGCGTGGTGAGCGGCCCCGCGCCCTCCGCCGCCGCCAAGTCCGCCGCCGCTTCGAGCAATCCGCTGGCCAGCCTGCTGGGCGACCACGAGCCGGGCAAGATCAAGAAACTCGGCCGCGCGCTGGTGATCTTCTTCCTCCTGGGCCTGGCGCTGACCTTCACCCCCTGCGTGCTGCCGATGCTGCCGATTCTCTCCGGCGTCGTGCTGCGCGGCCGTCCGGGCGGCATGCGCGGGCTGACGCTGTCGCTGGCCTACGTGCTGCCGATGGCGGCGTGCTACGCGGTGCTCGGCACCCTGATGGGCCTGTTCGGCGCCAAGCTCAACCTGCAGGCGATGTTGCAGTCGCCCTGGGTACTGATCCCCTTCGCGGCCTTCTTCGTGGTCTTCGCCATCGCCATGTTCGGCGCGTTCGAGCTGCGCCTGCCGGGCTTCGTCCGCGAGCGCCTGGACGCCATGGCGAACAACACCCGCGGCGGCTCCATCGCCGGCGCGGCCACCCTGGGCGTGCTCTCCAGCCTGCTGGTGTCGCCCTGCGTCACCGCCCCGCTGGCCGGCCTGCTGCTGTACATCAGCAGCACCGGCGACGCGGTGGGCGGCGGGCTGCTGCTGTTCTCCCTCGGTCTGGGCATGGGCACCCCGCTGGTGATCTTCGCCGTCGGCGGCGGTGCTCTGCTGCCCAAGAGTGGCGCCTGGATGAACGGCGTGCGCAACGTCTTCGGCGTCATGCTGCTGGCGGTGGCCATCTGGATGCTCGAACGCCTGGTGTCCGGGCCGGTGGCGCTGACCCTCTGGGGCACCCTGGCCGGCGGCGTCGCCCTGGCCATCGGCACGCTGGAACTGGGGCCGAAGAAGCCGCTGCAACGCCTCGGCCAGCTGTTCGGCCTGATGCTGCTGGTCTACGCCGTGGCCGCCTGGACCGGCGCCCTGCGCGGCGAGTCCGACCCGCTGCACCCGCTGGGCCGTAGCGGCCCTGGCCAGCATGCGGGCCCGCCCAGTTCCACGCCCGGCGACTGGCAGAACATCACCACCCCGGCGCAGCTCAACGCTGCCCTGGCCAGCGCCCAGGCCGCCGGTCGGCCGGTGCTGCTGGACTGGTACGCGGACTGGTGCATCAGCTGCAAGATCATCGAGCGCCAGGTGCTGCCCGCGCCGGAAGTCCAGTCGCAGCTGCCCGGCTTCGTGCTCTTGCGCTTCGACATGACCGCCAGCACCGAAGAGCAGCGCGCCCTGCTCGACCGCTACAACCTGTTCGGCCCGCCTGCGCTGCTGTTCTTCTCGCCCAAGGGCGACGAATGGAGCGATCTGCGCATCATCGGCGAAACCGATGCGGCCACCCTCGCCGACCGCCTGAAACAGGCTGGAACGCGCTCCTGA
- a CDS encoding polyamine ABC transporter substrate-binding protein, protein MRGFFRASLAALAAALAMPLPAQERVLNLYNWADYVGADALQRFQTETGIRVKYDTFDSAEVLDSKLMTGRSGYDVVFPASSGLARAIQAKAVQPVDGAQLKNLANLDPELLAKLAAIDPGNRFGVPYTWGTVGLAINKDAVLKRIPDAPLDSLDLLFKPEYASRLADCGLSLIDSPQEVISVALNYLGKPPYSTDPADLAEVRQLLEKLQPHVRYIASGKHINDLANGTLCVALTYTGDALMGAAQAKQANKPFEVIYRIPREGTLLWFDTMAIPVDAPHPQEARAFIDFMLRPESIAELTNTLYFANANLKATPLLNADVAGDPDIYPPAAMRQKLFGEQLLTLKQQRERTRLWSAFRTRG, encoded by the coding sequence ATGCGTGGGTTCTTCCGGGCTTCTCTCGCGGCGCTGGCCGCGGCCCTGGCCATGCCCCTGCCGGCGCAGGAGCGGGTGCTCAACCTGTACAACTGGGCGGATTACGTCGGCGCCGATGCCTTGCAGCGCTTCCAGACGGAAACCGGCATCCGCGTCAAATACGACACCTTCGACAGCGCCGAGGTGCTCGATAGCAAGCTGATGACCGGCCGCAGCGGCTATGACGTGGTTTTCCCCGCCAGCAGCGGCCTGGCCCGCGCCATCCAGGCCAAGGCGGTGCAGCCGGTGGACGGTGCGCAGCTGAAGAACCTCGCCAACCTCGACCCGGAACTGCTGGCCAAGCTCGCCGCCATCGATCCCGGCAATCGCTTCGGCGTGCCCTACACCTGGGGCACCGTGGGCCTGGCGATCAACAAGGACGCGGTGCTCAAGCGCATTCCCGACGCGCCGCTGGATAGCCTCGACCTGCTGTTCAAGCCCGAGTACGCCAGCCGCCTGGCCGATTGCGGCCTGTCGCTGATCGACTCGCCCCAGGAGGTCATCAGCGTGGCGCTCAACTACCTGGGCAAGCCCCCGTACAGCACCGACCCGGCGGACCTGGCCGAGGTCCGCCAGTTGCTGGAAAAACTGCAGCCCCACGTGCGTTACATCGCCAGCGGCAAGCACATCAACGACCTGGCCAACGGCACCCTGTGCGTCGCCCTGACCTATACCGGCGATGCCCTGATGGGCGCCGCGCAGGCCAAACAGGCGAACAAGCCGTTCGAGGTGATCTACCGGATTCCCCGCGAAGGCACGCTGCTCTGGTTCGACACCATGGCCATCCCCGTGGACGCCCCGCACCCGCAGGAGGCGCGCGCCTTCATCGATTTCATGCTGCGCCCGGAGTCCATCGCCGAGCTGACCAACACCCTGTACTTCGCCAACGCCAACCTCAAGGCCACGCCGCTGCTCAATGCCGATGTCGCCGGCGACCCGGACATCTACCCGCCTGCGGCCATGCGCCAGAAGCTGTTCGGCGAGCAGTTGCTGACCTTGAAACAGCAGCGCGAGCGGACGCGGCTGTGGTCGGCGTTTCGGACGCGGGGCTGA
- a CDS encoding NUDIX hydrolase, translating into MAAISDREAAHRAASDAEKIAWVDDDDQLLGSLPRAELRARGLIGRGTFILLFNSAGELCVHRRTLSKAIYPGYWDPAAGGMVQADESYAESAARELEEELGIAGVELRAHGTFFFDQPDNRLWCAVFSAVSDAPLKLQPEEVLEARFIDPHQVLAEAKAGTPYCPDSLAALRKYLVSF; encoded by the coding sequence ATGGCGGCCATCAGCGACAGGGAAGCCGCCCACCGGGCGGCCTCCGACGCGGAGAAGATCGCCTGGGTCGACGATGACGACCAGCTGCTCGGCAGCCTGCCGCGCGCCGAGCTGCGCGCGCGCGGGCTGATCGGCCGGGGCACCTTCATCCTGCTGTTCAACTCCGCTGGCGAGCTGTGCGTGCACCGCCGCACCCTGAGCAAGGCGATCTACCCCGGCTACTGGGACCCGGCCGCCGGCGGCATGGTGCAGGCGGACGAGAGCTACGCCGAATCCGCCGCCCGCGAGCTGGAAGAGGAGCTGGGCATTGCCGGCGTCGAACTCCGCGCGCATGGCACCTTCTTCTTCGACCAGCCGGACAACCGCCTGTGGTGCGCGGTGTTCTCCGCCGTGTCCGATGCGCCGCTGAAGCTGCAGCCCGAGGAAGTGCTGGAAGCGCGCTTTATCGACCCGCACCAGGTGCTGGCCGAGGCGAAGGCGGGCACGCCGTATTGCCCCGATTCGCTGGCGGCGTTGCGCAAGTATCTGGTGAGTTTCTGA
- the speB gene encoding agmatinase, translating into MDHAHDNDQAITRDSLYGTAAESTYAGITSFMRRRYSRDLRGVDLVVSGVPFDTATTNRPGSRFGPRAIRAASVQMAWARHFPWEFDPFDHLAVIDYGDCSFDHGVPQETPDVIEAHAAHILDAGCALLTLGGDHFISYPLLKAHAKKHGALSLVHFDAHSDTWPDEDGQRIDHGTMFYHAAREGLVDPARSVQVGLRTTNDDVMGFQVLDAREVHRTSPQAIAERIRARVGEHPVYLTFDIDCLDPAFAPGTGTPVCGGLSSHQALEILRALRGINLVGMDVVEVAPPYDSAEITALAGATLAMEMVCLYAARHKLGER; encoded by the coding sequence ATGGACCACGCCCACGACAACGACCAGGCCATCACCCGCGACAGCCTGTATGGCACCGCCGCCGAATCCACCTACGCTGGCATCACCAGCTTCATGCGCCGCCGCTACAGCCGGGACCTGCGCGGCGTCGATCTGGTGGTGAGCGGCGTGCCCTTCGACACCGCCACCACCAACCGCCCCGGCAGCCGCTTCGGGCCGCGGGCGATCCGCGCCGCCTCGGTGCAGATGGCCTGGGCCAGACACTTCCCCTGGGAATTCGACCCCTTCGATCACCTGGCGGTGATCGACTACGGCGACTGCTCCTTCGACCACGGCGTACCGCAGGAAACCCCGGACGTCATCGAAGCCCACGCCGCGCACATCCTCGATGCCGGTTGCGCACTGCTGACCCTGGGCGGCGACCACTTCATCAGCTATCCGCTGCTCAAGGCCCACGCGAAGAAGCACGGAGCGCTGTCGCTGGTCCACTTCGACGCCCACAGCGACACTTGGCCGGACGAGGACGGTCAGCGCATCGACCATGGCACCATGTTCTACCACGCCGCCCGCGAGGGGCTGGTCGACCCGGCGCGCTCGGTGCAGGTCGGCCTGCGCACCACCAACGACGACGTGATGGGCTTCCAGGTGCTGGACGCGCGCGAAGTCCACCGCACGTCGCCGCAGGCCATTGCCGAACGCATCCGCGCGCGGGTGGGCGAGCACCCGGTGTACCTGACCTTCGATATCGACTGCCTCGACCCGGCCTTCGCCCCGGGCACCGGTACGCCGGTCTGCGGCGGGCTGAGTTCGCACCAGGCGCTGGAAATCCTCCGTGCGCTGCGCGGTATCAACCTGGTGGGGATGGACGTGGTGGAAGTCGCGCCGCCGTACGACAGCGCCGAGATCACCGCCCTGGCCGGCGCGACCCTGGCGATGGAGATGGTTTGCCTGTACGCGGCGCGGCACAAGCTCGGCGAGCGTTGA